A genomic region of Nymphalis io chromosome 3, ilAglIoxx1.1, whole genome shotgun sequence contains the following coding sequences:
- the LOC126781383 gene encoding uncharacterized protein LOC126781383, with amino-acid sequence MNYKTFDKLLDLLKNKLQHTNTNMRASISAKERLVVTLRYLATGTSLADLEYRFRMGKSTLSVIIREVCSLIWSELYPKYMKMPCINDWLEIANKFEVSANFPHCVGAVDGKHIRVIKPNKSGSMFLNYKHYFSIVLMAVADSDYNFIYISVGAYGKDCDSGVFKDTAFWHNMINNTLNLPGPTSLPNTNIALPYVFVGDEAFALHQNLLRPYNSQMLDAEKTVFNYRLTRARRYVECTFGILANKWRIFHRPLNVSLDLAVDVVKACCLLQNFIHKEEGVKGVQESLSGCELEEFLPFDSTEMVPTTANEIRDKYKEYFNSEYGSVPWQNNYC; translated from the exons ATGAATTACAAgacatttgataaattattagatttattaaagaataagcTGCAACACACAAATACAAATATGCGAGCAAGTATATCTGCTAAGGAGAGATTGGTTGTTACATtgag GTATTTAGCAACCGGAACTTCATTAGCCGATCTTGAATATCGTTTTAGAATGGGAAAATCAACTTTAAGCGTAATCATACGAGAAGTGTGTTCTCTAATATGGTCTGAACTTTAcccaaaatatatgaaaatgccATGTATAAACGATTGGCTAGAAATAGCAAATAAATTTGAAGTGTCTGCTAATTTCCCTCATTGTGTCGGTGCTGTAGATGGAAAGCACATCAGAgtaataaaaccaaataaaagTGGATCGATGTTTTTGAACTACAAACATTACTTCTCGATTGTATTAATGGCAGTCGCCGATAGTGActacaactttatttatatcaGTGTCGGTGCTTATGGAAAGGATTGTGATTCAGGTGTTTTTAAAGACACAGCTTTCTGGCACAACATGATTAACAATACTTTGAACTTGCCAGGACCTACTTCCTTACCTAATACCAACATTGCCTTGCCATATGTATTCGTAGGTGATGAAGCATTTGCATTACATCAGAATTTACTGCGCCCATATAATAGTCAAATGCTTGATGCAGAAAAAACCGTTTTTAATTATCGGTTAACAAGAGCGAGACGATATGTAGAATGCACCTTTGGGATACTGGCCAATAAGTGGCGAATTTTTCATCGACCTTTAAATGTGTCATTGGATTTGGCTGTTGATGTTGTGAAAGCTTGTTGTTTACTGcaaaattttatacacaaaGAGGAGGGCGTAAAAGGGGTCCAAGAATCTCTAAGCGGGTGTGAATTAGAGGAGTTTTTGCCATTTGATTCAACAGAAATGGTTCCTACAACAGCTAATGAAATACGTGACAAATATAAGGAGTATTTTAATTCTGAATATGGCAGTGTACCAtggcaaaataattattgttaa